In the genome of Polaribacter atrinae, one region contains:
- a CDS encoding efflux RND transporter periplasmic adaptor subunit, whose protein sequence is MKHYKLLSLLSLGVFLVIASCTNKEQPAAAAQGPAPSFPVVTMQTKTVTSFNEYPTSLEGIVNSAVRAKVSGYVQKVMVDEGQKVRKGQVLFKLETQSLSQDASAAKARINVAQVEVNKLIPLVEKNIISAVQLETAKANLAQAKANYSSVSASIGYGTIRSQVDGYIGAINYREGALVSPADPTPLTTVSDISKVYAFFSLNESEYLDFLQNAEGKNLEEKLANYSAINLVLANGSTYAEKGKIETSTGQVNKNTGTVSLRAVFNNPNQLLTNGNSGKIQIPTIYEDAIVVPQQATYEQQGNIMLFKLSEGNKVETSIIKVKAAVGNLYIVESGINLKDKIVVSGVGKLRSGTVITPQNTPFDDAIKPVETLFKN, encoded by the coding sequence ATGAAACATTATAAATTATTATCATTACTATCATTAGGTGTATTTTTAGTAATTGCAAGTTGCACCAACAAAGAGCAACCAGCCGCAGCAGCACAAGGTCCTGCACCTTCTTTTCCTGTAGTTACCATGCAAACTAAAACTGTTACAAGTTTTAATGAATACCCAACAAGTTTAGAAGGTATTGTAAATAGTGCCGTAAGAGCAAAGGTTTCTGGTTACGTACAAAAAGTAATGGTAGACGAAGGCCAGAAAGTACGTAAAGGACAAGTGTTATTTAAGTTAGAAACACAGTCTTTAAGTCAAGATGCTAGTGCAGCAAAAGCACGTATTAATGTTGCTCAAGTAGAAGTTAACAAATTAATACCGTTAGTAGAAAAAAACATTATAAGTGCTGTACAGTTAGAAACTGCGAAAGCAAATTTAGCACAAGCTAAAGCAAATTATAGTAGTGTTTCTGCAAGTATTGGATACGGAACCATTAGAAGTCAAGTAGATGGTTATATAGGTGCAATTAATTATAGAGAAGGCGCATTAGTGAGTCCTGCAGATCCTACTCCTTTAACAACAGTTAGTGATATTAGTAAAGTGTATGCTTTTTTTAGTTTAAACGAAAGTGAATATTTAGACTTTTTACAAAATGCTGAAGGTAAAAACTTAGAAGAAAAGCTTGCAAATTATTCTGCTATCAATCTAGTATTAGCAAATGGAAGTACCTATGCAGAAAAAGGAAAAATAGAAACAAGCACAGGTCAAGTAAACAAAAATACAGGTACTGTTAGTTTAAGAGCTGTTTTTAACAATCCAAACCAACTGTTAACAAATGGAAATAGTGGTAAAATTCAAATTCCAACAATTTACGAAGATGCAATTGTTGTTCCACAGCAAGCAACTTATGAACAACAAGGAAATATTATGTTGTTTAAATTAAGTGAAGGTAACAAAGTAGAAACTTCAATTATAAAAGTAAAAGCAGCAGTAGGAAATTTATATATAGTTGAATCAGGAATCAATTTAAAAGATAAGATTGTAGTATCTGGGGTTGGTAAATTAAGAAGTGGTACGGTTATTACACCACAAAACACTCCTTTTGATGATGCAATTAAACCTGTAGAAACTTTATTTAAAAACTAG
- a CDS encoding GbsR/MarR family transcriptional regulator, producing the protein MKEEICKIKMALVEKLGVHIEDREQLAPVAARILAYIILTGKKGVTFEDMVTILCASKSTISTHVNHLQDLHKIVYFTKTGDRKKYFILNKGMVLQHIDSMIHKWKEEREMHLEIKNYKETINKNKIENESEKFDLNFHDDYIKFIDGATSSVEELKLKLDNNKFDI; encoded by the coding sequence ATGAAAGAAGAAATCTGTAAAATAAAAATGGCCTTGGTTGAAAAACTAGGTGTGCATATAGAAGACAGAGAACAATTAGCACCTGTTGCAGCTCGTATTTTAGCTTACATCATCTTAACAGGTAAAAAAGGAGTCACTTTTGAAGATATGGTAACCATACTTTGTGCAAGTAAAAGTACCATTTCTACACACGTTAATCATTTACAAGATTTACATAAAATAGTGTATTTCACAAAAACAGGTGATCGAAAAAAATATTTTATCCTTAATAAAGGAATGGTCCTTCAGCATATAGATAGTATGATACATAAGTGGAAAGAAGAACGTGAAATGCATTTAGAAATAAAAAATTATAAAGAAACTATAAACAAGAATAAAATTGAAAATGAAAGTGAAAAATTCGATTTAAATTTTCATGACGATTATATAAAATTTATAGACGGAGCTACATCCTCTGTAGAGGAATTAAAATTAAAACTAGACAATAATAAATTCGATATTTAA
- the pheS gene encoding phenylalanine--tRNA ligase subunit alpha, whose amino-acid sequence MLDKVKELIGDVKSFNATTKEEVETFRIKYLGNKGLLKDLFAEFKNVDAELRKDFGQALNNLKKSAEGKVAELSESLDSATSHKSFYGDLSRPSEPINLGSRHPISLVRNQIIDVFNRIGFTVSEGPEIEDDWHNFTALNLPEYHPARDMQDTFFIEQDPDILLRTHTSSVQVRYMEENKPPIRTISPGRVFRNEDISARAHCIFHQVEGLYIDTDVSFADLKQTLLYFTKEMFGKSKIRLRPSYFPFTEPSAEVDIYWGLETETDYKITKGTGWLEIMGCGMVDPNVLKNANIDPTKYSGYAFGMGIERIAMLLYQIPDIRMFYENDKRFLEQFKSVL is encoded by the coding sequence ATGTTAGATAAAGTAAAAGAACTGATTGGTGATGTAAAATCATTTAATGCAACTACAAAAGAAGAAGTTGAAACTTTTAGAATTAAATACTTAGGTAACAAAGGTTTACTTAAAGATTTATTTGCAGAATTTAAAAATGTAGATGCAGAATTGCGTAAAGATTTTGGACAAGCATTAAATAATTTAAAAAAATCTGCAGAAGGAAAAGTTGCCGAACTAAGCGAGTCTTTAGACAGTGCAACGAGTCATAAATCTTTTTATGGAGATTTATCACGTCCGTCAGAACCTATTAATTTAGGATCTCGTCATCCAATTTCATTGGTAAGAAACCAAATTATTGATGTTTTTAACAGAATTGGTTTTACCGTTTCTGAAGGACCAGAAATAGAAGATGATTGGCATAACTTTACCGCTTTAAATTTACCAGAATATCATCCTGCAAGAGACATGCAAGACACGTTCTTTATAGAACAAGATCCAGATATTTTATTAAGAACACACACTTCTTCTGTACAAGTACGCTATATGGAAGAAAATAAACCACCTATAAGAACTATTTCTCCAGGAAGAGTTTTTAGAAATGAAGATATTTCTGCAAGAGCGCATTGTATTTTTCATCAAGTAGAAGGTTTATATATTGATACAGATGTTTCTTTTGCCGATTTAAAACAAACACTTTTATACTTTACTAAAGAGATGTTTGGTAAATCTAAAATTCGTTTACGTCCTTCTTATTTTCCGTTTACTGAGCCAAGTGCAGAAGTAGATATCTATTGGGGCTTAGAAACAGAAACAGATTATAAAATTACAAAAGGTACCGGTTGGTTAGAAATAATGGGATGCGGAATGGTAGACCCTAATGTATTGAAAAATGCAAATATAGATCCAACAAAATATTCTGGGTATGCTTTTGGTATGGGAATAGAACGTATTGCCATGTTATTATATCAAATACCAGATATTAGAATGTTTTATGAAAACGACAAACGTTTCTTAGAACAGTTTAAGTCTGTTTTATAA
- a CDS encoding PEP/pyruvate-binding domain-containing protein, whose protein sequence is MKENILSNLKSYAFKEVTFDKLMQNRINKVLIVCSNYDFYMLEEDGRIEERIFNEYTSLNLRHPPNFIHANSAKRAIKMMESHQIDIVITWLDIGNYNAFDTSKKIKEAYPNVPIAALSHHSSQLRSKLQKENTDSIDFVFHWNGNADIFLAIIKLTEDRMNAEVDINTVGVKAILLVEDSLKFYSRYIPLIYKILLKQTQGLMSEGLNEHRKMLLMRGRPKILLATTFEEGIDLFDTYKENLLGVISDVNYFKDGVRNKEAGFLLLDYVRKYKRYFPFLMQSSNENNEKRTLELKGKFLYKHSETLGVDIKNYIIKYFAFGDFEFWDPTQMKVLATAKDLGEFQRAIKSVTEDCLMYHAKRSEFSKWLKSRALFPLADLLSIIEYDEFESNGQIRDFLINSIKAYLVYRSRGVIVKFNKNKYDEFVGYARIGEGALGGKARGLAFIDSFLKRNNLYNKYKNVSITIPRTVVISTEVFDQFIETHKLIKFAAKCTDDDKILHEFISKDLPEWALEDIRAFLKTTKCPIAVRSSSMLEDSNYQPFAGVFATYMIPDSEIDKKVEMVSNAIKSVIASAFFENSKSYLKAISHTIEEDKMAVILQEVIGKPYQDVYYPNISGVARSINFYPIGEEKASEGIANIALGLGEIIVGGGQTLRFSPSYPKKILQLSSPGSTQRETQQYFYGLDLNPDSYKVSTCEAINKKKVTIRKAENHGSLKFVASTYDLQNNTIRPGVMHDGIRVITFDNILKYNTFPLPEILQDLLRVGQREMRNPIEIEFAVKLDVPAGKPKEFSFLQIRPIIESMETVSKLPENLDISETIIYSESALGNGKYENICDVVYVKPETFNSANTRDIACAVEEINKKFVALDKPYILVGPGRWGSSDSWLGIPVLWSQISAAKIIVESGLNDFRIDPSQGTHFFQNLTSFKVGYLTINPFVKDGFFDVDYLNKQEAVFEDSYLRHISFKNELTVIIDGENNKAAIFKEGISLGNSASDVEESFEELPPEGFM, encoded by the coding sequence ATGAAAGAAAATATCTTATCTAATTTAAAATCCTATGCATTTAAAGAGGTAACTTTTGATAAATTAATGCAAAATAGAATTAATAAGGTATTAATTGTTTGTTCTAATTATGATTTTTATATGCTTGAAGAAGATGGTAGAATTGAAGAACGAATTTTTAATGAATACACTTCTTTAAACTTAAGGCATCCACCAAATTTTATTCATGCAAATTCTGCAAAAAGAGCAATTAAAATGATGGAGTCTCATCAAATAGACATTGTAATTACGTGGTTAGATATTGGTAATTATAATGCTTTTGATACATCAAAAAAAATTAAAGAGGCGTATCCTAATGTTCCTATTGCGGCTTTAAGTCATCATTCTTCTCAATTAAGAAGTAAGCTACAAAAAGAAAATACAGATAGTATCGATTTTGTTTTTCATTGGAATGGAAATGCAGATATATTTTTGGCTATCATTAAATTAACCGAAGACAGAATGAATGCTGAGGTTGATATTAATACAGTGGGTGTTAAAGCAATATTATTGGTAGAAGATTCGCTAAAGTTTTACTCTAGATATATTCCGCTTATTTATAAAATTCTTCTTAAACAAACCCAAGGATTAATGTCTGAAGGATTAAATGAGCATAGAAAAATGCTATTAATGCGAGGGAGACCAAAAATTTTATTAGCCACTACTTTTGAAGAAGGTATTGATTTATTTGATACATACAAAGAAAATTTACTAGGCGTAATATCTGATGTTAATTATTTTAAAGATGGTGTTAGAAATAAAGAAGCAGGTTTTTTATTATTAGACTATGTAAGAAAATATAAACGGTATTTTCCTTTTTTAATGCAATCATCTAATGAAAATAATGAAAAACGAACGTTAGAATTAAAAGGTAAATTTTTATATAAACATTCAGAAACCTTGGGTGTTGATATCAAAAATTATATTATAAAATACTTTGCTTTTGGAGATTTCGAGTTTTGGGATCCTACCCAAATGAAAGTTTTAGCAACCGCTAAAGATTTAGGTGAATTTCAAAGAGCGATAAAGAGTGTTACTGAAGATTGTTTGATGTATCATGCTAAAAGAAGTGAGTTTTCTAAATGGTTAAAATCAAGAGCACTGTTTCCTTTAGCAGATTTATTGAGCATTATAGAATATGATGAATTTGAAAGCAATGGTCAAATAAGAGATTTCTTAATTAATTCTATCAAAGCATATTTAGTTTACAGATCTAGAGGTGTAATTGTAAAGTTTAATAAAAATAAATATGATGAGTTTGTTGGTTATGCAAGAATAGGTGAAGGTGCTTTAGGAGGAAAAGCAAGAGGTTTGGCTTTTATAGATTCCTTTTTAAAACGCAATAATTTATATAACAAATATAAAAACGTAAGTATTACCATACCAAGAACAGTGGTAATAAGTACAGAGGTTTTTGATCAGTTTATAGAAACCCATAAATTGATAAAATTTGCAGCAAAATGTACAGATGATGATAAAATATTACATGAGTTTATTTCAAAAGATTTACCAGAATGGGCTTTAGAAGATATTAGAGCATTTTTAAAAACCACGAAATGCCCTATTGCTGTACGTTCATCTAGTATGTTAGAAGATTCTAACTATCAGCCTTTTGCAGGTGTTTTTGCAACGTATATGATTCCAGATTCTGAAATAGACAAAAAAGTTGAAATGGTTTCTAATGCTATTAAATCTGTTATAGCATCTGCTTTTTTTGAAAACAGTAAATCATATTTAAAAGCAATATCACATACTATAGAAGAAGATAAAATGGCTGTAATTTTGCAAGAAGTTATAGGTAAGCCATACCAAGATGTATATTATCCAAATATTTCTGGGGTAGCACGTTCTATTAATTTTTATCCTATTGGAGAGGAAAAGGCAAGTGAAGGAATTGCTAATATTGCTTTAGGTTTAGGAGAAATAATTGTGGGTGGCGGACAAACATTACGCTTTTCACCATCTTATCCAAAAAAAATATTGCAACTATCTTCTCCGGGTTCAACACAAAGAGAAACGCAACAGTATTTTTATGGTTTAGATTTAAATCCTGATAGTTATAAGGTTTCTACTTGCGAAGCCATCAATAAAAAGAAAGTTACCATTAGAAAAGCAGAAAACCATGGATCTTTAAAATTTGTAGCTTCAACTTATGATTTACAAAATAATACCATTAGACCTGGTGTAATGCATGATGGTATCCGTGTAATTACGTTCGATAATATATTAAAATACAATACGTTTCCATTGCCAGAAATTTTACAAGACCTTTTGCGTGTTGGGCAACGAGAAATGAGAAACCCAATAGAAATAGAATTTGCCGTAAAACTAGATGTTCCTGCAGGTAAGCCAAAAGAATTTAGTTTTTTACAAATTAGGCCTATCATAGAAAGTATGGAAACGGTAAGTAAATTGCCTGAAAACTTAGATATTTCTGAAACTATAATTTATTCTGAATCTGCTTTAGGAAATGGTAAATATGAAAACATTTGTGATGTAGTTTATGTAAAACCCGAAACGTTTAATTCGGCAAATACACGAGATATTGCATGTGCGGTTGAAGAAATTAATAAAAAATTTGTAGCACTAGACAAACCCTATATTTTGGTAGGGCCTGGGCGTTGGGGATCAAGTGATTCTTGGTTAGGAATTCCGGTACTTTGGTCTCAAATTTCTGCTGCAAAAATAATAGTAGAATCTGGTTTAAATGATTTTAGAATAGATCCGAGTCAAGGAACCCATTTCTTTCAAAATTTAACCTCTTTTAAAGTGGGATATTTAACTATAAACCCTTTTGTAAAAGATGGCTTTTTTGATGTAGATTATTTAAATAAACAAGAAGCTGTTTTTGAAGATTCTTACCTAAGACATATTTCTTTTAAAAATGAACTAACAGTTATTATTGATGGAGAAAACAATAAAGCGGCTATTTTTAAAGAAGGTATTTCCTTGGGTAACAGTGCTTCAGATGTAGAAGAGTCGTTTGAAGAATTGCCTCCTGAAGGATTTATGTAA
- the gdhA gene encoding NADP-specific glutamate dehydrogenase has product MNVKEILTNLETKHPGEKEYLQAVKEVLESIETIYNENPQYEAAKIIERLVEPDRILTFRISWIDDAGQVQVNIGHRVQFNNAIGPYKGGIRLHPSVNLSILKFLGFEQIFKNALTTLPMGGGKGGSDFNPKGKSDTEIMRFCQAFMLELWRMIGPSTDVPAGDIGTGGREIGFMYGMYKKLQQEHTGVFTGKGLNWGGSLIRPEATGFGGVYFTKEILETKNDDFKGKTIALSGFGNVTWGVALKITELGGKVVTISGPDGYIYDEKGLDDDKISYLLQLRASNNDIVSPYVLEFPEAKFYPNEKPWSVKCDIAMPCATQNELNGEDAIKLVANGVQYVAEVSNMGCTPEAIHAFHNAKILYAPGKAVNAGGVGVSGLEMSQNAMKLNWTKEEVDEKLHQIMHSIHTACLKYGTEEDGYINYVKGANIAGFIKVADSMLDLGVV; this is encoded by the coding sequence ATGAATGTAAAGGAAATTTTAACAAATTTGGAAACAAAACACCCTGGTGAAAAAGAATATTTACAGGCTGTTAAAGAGGTTTTAGAGTCTATTGAGACAATTTATAATGAAAACCCACAATACGAAGCCGCTAAAATTATTGAGCGCTTAGTAGAACCAGATAGAATTTTAACATTTAGAATTTCTTGGATTGATGATGCAGGACAGGTTCAAGTTAATATAGGTCATAGAGTACAGTTTAACAATGCGATAGGGCCATATAAAGGAGGTATTCGCTTACACCCAAGTGTAAACTTAAGTATCTTAAAGTTTTTAGGATTTGAGCAAATATTTAAAAATGCCTTAACAACACTACCAATGGGAGGTGGAAAAGGAGGTTCAGATTTTAATCCAAAAGGAAAATCAGACACTGAGATAATGCGTTTTTGCCAAGCATTTATGTTAGAGTTATGGAGAATGATTGGGCCAAGTACAGATGTACCAGCTGGAGATATTGGAACTGGTGGTAGGGAAATTGGGTTTATGTACGGTATGTACAAAAAACTACAACAAGAACATACAGGCGTATTTACAGGAAAAGGTTTAAACTGGGGAGGAAGCTTAATTAGACCAGAAGCAACAGGTTTTGGTGGTGTTTACTTTACAAAAGAAATATTAGAAACCAAAAATGATGATTTTAAAGGGAAAACAATTGCACTTTCTGGTTTTGGAAATGTAACATGGGGTGTCGCTTTAAAAATCACAGAATTAGGCGGAAAAGTAGTTACAATTTCTGGTCCTGATGGATATATTTATGATGAAAAAGGGTTAGATGATGATAAAATTAGTTACTTATTACAATTAAGAGCATCTAATAATGATATTGTTTCTCCTTATGTACTTGAATTTCCAGAAGCAAAATTTTATCCTAATGAAAAACCATGGAGCGTAAAATGTGATATTGCAATGCCTTGTGCTACCCAAAATGAATTAAATGGAGAAGATGCCATAAAATTAGTTGCAAATGGTGTACAATATGTAGCAGAGGTTTCTAATATGGGTTGTACTCCAGAAGCTATTCATGCATTTCATAATGCTAAAATTTTATACGCACCTGGTAAAGCAGTAAATGCTGGTGGAGTAGGAGTTTCTGGTTTAGAAATGTCTCAAAACGCCATGAAATTAAACTGGACAAAAGAAGAAGTAGACGAAAAATTACATCAAATAATGCATTCTATTCATACTGCTTGTTTAAAATATGGTACAGAAGAAGATGGCTATATTAATTATGTAAAAGGAGCAAACATTGCTGGTTTTATTAAAGTAGCAGACTCTATGTTAGATTTAGGAGTTGTCTAA